A window from Malania oleifera isolate guangnan ecotype guangnan chromosome 7, ASM2987363v1, whole genome shotgun sequence encodes these proteins:
- the LOC131159281 gene encoding ribonuclease S-7-like produces the protein MLPAVCTTALVTLLVLSAPVSHCNGEKLMKLAISWPTSLCNTGTKCKNSPPNRFSVHGLWPLFKGTCGDNNVDWNTFPEATKTRMGTDWGSYSTKTNQQFWDHEWSSHGKCSGLSPSDFFQQGLNLFDKVNLGARLTALGKFPHGQTVTKKDDFPGTISSLANKKLVILLCNKDKAGSVVQLYEIDICFDYDSANKDYADCPKPSPSLKSLCPESFRLTKGASIAAAIESAVPLLLPSQAE, from the coding sequence ATGTTGCCTGCAGTGTGCACTACAGCCTTGGTGACTCTCTTGGTTCTCTCCGCTCCAGTCTCCCACTGCAATGGGGAGAAGCTGATGAAACTAGCCATTTCCTGGCCGACCTCGCTGTGCAATACCGGCACCAAGTGCAAGAACAGCCCGCCGAACCGGTTCAGCGTTCACGGCCTCTGGCCTCTGTTCAAGGGCACCTGCGGAGACAACAACGTCGACTGGAACACATTCCCAGAGGCCACCAAAACCAGGATGGGCACAGACTGGGGCAGCTACAGCACCAAGACGAACCAGCAGTTCTGGGACCACGAGTGGAGCTCCCACGGCAAGTGCTCCGGGCTGTCCCCCAGCGACTTCTTTCAACAGGGACTCAATCTATTTGACAAGGTGAATCTGGGTGCGCGGCTGACCGCGCTGGGAAAGTTTCCCCATGGCCAGACGGTGACCAAAAAAGATGATTTTCCGGGAACCATTTCAAGTCTGGCGAACAAGAAGCTGGTCATCCTGCTGTGCAACAAAGACAAGGCGGGGAGCGTGGTGCAGCTGTACGAGATCGATATCTGCTTCGACTATGATTCTGCAAACAAGGACTATGCGGATTGTCCGAAACCAAGCCCCAGCTTGAAGTCTCTGTGCCCCGAAAGCTTCAGGCTGACGAAGGGCGCCAGTATTGCCGCTGCTATTGAATCTGCCGTTCCTCTGCTTTTGCCTAGCCAAGCTGAGTGA